A DNA window from Trichomycterus rosablanca isolate fTriRos1 chromosome 9, fTriRos1.hap1, whole genome shotgun sequence contains the following coding sequences:
- the snapc1a gene encoding snRNA-activating protein complex subunit 1a gives MPSFDIALHLLALCLLFEAAARSCDVFWIPFKSDCEELLGRFQQTESVRYEDFAATWRSLDFSNVFYGMTARHEKRPFCRLVFTVVYDYFLPPYSFQIRVGALYMIYGLYYTQPVWPREKVWIAQKDWVHVQRFVSDAVSCQHLDVVYIYRKLVSEKAFLYTAMPKQLVFDSKRNFVNKDLNDEFQERPARVAELVNAGTLEEITNVQTHYERIKQAVSTSISVTPVNLTAQLEECALEFQKWQEENTSSKKKNASKKAEKNTNDNESSKRADLLASIKSKSYGQLSKASKSRRHRQVDMDTSGSGTDHAQESLMPCRKKQLSLRESTLQTLGPQGSEKLQHWLLSSKEEDKAALKRTVQKHRFRW, from the exons ATGCCTTCAT TCGACAttgctttacatttgcttgcTCTGTGTTTGTTGTTTGAAGCCGCAGCCAGATCGTGTGATGTGTTTTGGATTCCATTTAAAAGTGACTGTGAAGAGCTGCTGGGTCGCTTCCAACAAACCGAGTCAGTGCGTTATGAAGACTTTGCAGCCACATGGAGATCTTTGGACTTCAGTAATGTGTTTTA TGGAATGACCGCACGTCATGAGAAAAGACCCTTCTGTCGCCTCGTCTTTACCGTTGTATATGATTACTTCCTGCCACCGTACAGCTTCCAGATCAGAGTGGGGGCGCTCTATATGATCTATGGCCTTTACTACACACAACCAGTCTGGCCAAGGGAAAAG GTGTGGATTGCTCAGAAGGATTGGGTGCATGTGCAGAGGTTTGTCTCAGATGCTGTCAGCTGTCAACACCTGgatgttgtttatatttacaggaAGCTTGTATCTGAGAAGGCATTTTTGTACACTGCTATGCCCAAACAG CTTGTATTTGATTCAAAACGGAATTTTGTTAATAAGGACCTCAATGATGAGTTTCAGGAACGCCCAGCCAGAGTGGCAGAGCTGGTTAATGCAGGCACACTGGAA GAAATTACAAATGTGCAGACTCATTATGAACGGATTAAACAGGCTGTATCAACATCAATAAGTGTGACGCCGGTCAACCTGACTGCTCAGCTTGAGGAATGTGCACTGGAGTTTCAGAAATGGCAGGAAGAAAATACA tcatcaaagaaaaaaaatgcttcCAAAAAAGCAGAGAAGAATACTAATGACAATGAG tCTTCCAAGAGAGCAGATCTACTGGCCTCCATAAAGTCCAAGTCTTATGGCCAGCTATCAAAG GCTTCCAAATCACGGCGccacagacaggtagatatgGACACTTCTGGGTCGGGAACAGACCATGCACAGGAGTCTTTGATGCCTTGCAGAAAGAAACAACTTTCTCTCAGAGAGAGTACTTTACAGACCCTGGGACCACAAG gaTCAGAAAAATTACAGCACTGGCTCCTGAGCTCTAAGGAGGAAGATAAAGCAGCAT taaagaGAACTGTACAGAAGCACCGCTTTAGATGGTGA
- the hif1ab gene encoding hypoxia inducible factor 1 subunit alpha b, with protein MDTGVVTEKKRVSSERRKEKSRDAARSRRGKESEVFYELAKELPLPHNVSSHLDKASIMRLAISYLRMRKMLNSDEAKEESELESQLNSFYLKALEGFLMVLSEDGDMVYLSENVCKFMGLTQFDLSGHSLYDFAHPCDHEEIREVLVHRIGCKKTKEQNTERSFFLRMKCTLTSRGRTVNIKSSTWKVLHCTGHLRIQEHSKEPSITYLVLICEPIPHPSNIEVPLDSKTFLSRHTLDMKFSYCDERITELMGHEPDDLLNRSVYEYYHALDSDHLTKTHHNLFAKGQATTGQYRMLAKKGGYVWVETQATVIYSPKNSQPQCIVCVNYVLSGIVEEDVVLSLQQTVTESKTVEKEELEIEQQDEEEKMEIDNGNLLKIEQVSCSAEGSMSLYDKLKDEPEALTVLAPAAGDTIISLDFGCPDSEIHLAPLYNDVMLPSTSENISLPLSRLVSGEPSPALSKAEPEGEDFSFSSTPHSTPRSASTPAISTTDPSISEPSSPIDFCFQVDSDIGSEYKLDMVEKLFAIDTEPKTPFNTHEMEDLDLEMLAPYIPMDDDFQLHTPSPLEPLTSGSHSVSDIKSLFQALPTPPPSTSSSVKSEPSSRVPSPLHLLHEISSLPSSPFSGHQSLEASPARANSPQTNIPLSRMQVAECELSPKMLAIQNAQRKRKLEFTQAVGLDALLQSVDGAVEPGKRAKVLEIKGSSLLGGNKTILILPSEVASRLLCSSFETRGGLPELTRYDCEVNAPIQDRHSLLQGEELLRALDQVN; from the exons GGTGAGCTCGGAGCGCAGAAAGGAGAAGTCGAGGGATGCAGCTCGAAGTCGCAGGGGCAAAGAGTCTGAGGTGTTTTATGAGCTTGCAAAAGAGCTGCCCCTACCCCACAATGTCAGCTCTCACCTGGACAAGGCATCCATCATGAGGCTTGCCATCAGCTATTTGCGCATGAGGAAAATGCTCAACTCTG ATGAGGCAAAAGAAGAGTCGGAGCTGGAGAGCCAGCTTAACAGCTTTTACCTGAAGGCTCTAGAGGGTTTCCTGATGGTGCTGTCTGAGGATGGAGACATGGTCTATCTGTCTGAAAATGTCTGCAAATTTATGGGCCTTACACAG TTTGATCTGTCTGGTCACAGCCTTTATGACTTTGCCCATCCCTGTGACCATGAGGAAATCAGAGAGGTGTTGGTGCACAGAATTG GGTGCAAGAAAACCAAGGAACAAAACACAGAACGAAGCTTCTTTCTGCGCATGAAGTGCACACTTACTAGCAGAGGACGTACCGTCAACATCAAGAGTTCCACCTGGAAA GTTCTTCATTGCACAGGACATTTGCGCATTCAGGAGCACAGTAAAGAGCCCTCCATTACATATTTGGTCCTGATCTGTGAGCCCATTCCTCACCCCTCAAACATAGAGGTGCCTCTGGATAGCAAAACCTTCCTTAGTCGCCATACTTTAGACATGAAGTTCTCATATTGTGATGAAAG AATCACAGAGCTCATGGGTCATGAGCCAGATGACCTACTAAACAGGTCTGTGTATGAGTACTACCATGCCTTGGACTCTGACCACCTCACCAAGACacatcataatt TGTTTGCAAAAGGACAGGCTACCACAGGCCAGTACCGAATGCTGGCTAAGAAGGGAGGCTATGTTTGGGTTGAAACCCAGGCCACTGTTATTTACAGCCCTAAGAACTCCCAGCCACAGTGCATTGTGTGTGTCAACTACGTTCTCAG TGGCATTGTGGAAGAAGATGTGGTCCTCTCCTTGCAGCAGACAGTAACTGAGTCAAAGACTGTGGAAAAAGAGGAGCTGGAGATAGAACAGCAGGATGAGGAGGAGAAGATGGAAATAGACAACGGAAATCTCCTTAAGATCGAGCAGGTGTCATGCTCTGCAGAGGGCTCTATGAGCTTGTATGATAAGCTGAAAGATGAGCCAGAGGCCCTCACTGTACTGGCTCCTGCTGCAGGAGACACCATCATCTCACTGGATTTTGGCTGCCCAG ATTCTGAAATACATCTGGCTCCTCTGTACAATGATGTAATGCTGCCCTCTACCAGTGAGAACATTTCTCTGCCTCTGTCCCGCTTGGTCTCCGGAGAGCCCTCTCCAGCTCTGTCAAAAGCAGAACCTGAAGGAGaggatttttcattttcatccacCCCTCACAGCACCCCAAGATCTGCCAGTACTCCTGCCATCTCCACCACTGACCCCAGCATTTCAGAG CCAAGCAGCCCAATAGATTTCTGTTTTCAGGTGGATTCAGACATTGGCTCTGAATATAAATTGGATATGGTTGAGAAATTGTTTGCTATTGACACAGAGCCCAAAACCCCATTTAACACCCAT GAAATGGAGGATCTTGATCTGGAGATGCTAGCTCCATATATTCCAATGGATGATGACTTTCAGCTGCACACCCCATCCCCTCTGGAGCCACTCACTTCTGGGTCTCATAGTGTGTCAGACATAAAATCCCTCTTCCAGGCTTTACCCACCCCTCCACCCTCAACATCCAGCTCTGTAAAGTCAGAGCCCTCATCCCGGGTCCCATCTCCCCTTCACCTGTTGCATGAGATAAGCAGCCTTCCTAGCTCACCATTCAGTGGCCATCAAAGCCTTGAGGCCTCCCCAGCCCGTGCCAACAGCCCCCAGACGAACATCCCTCTCAGCAG AATGCAAGTGGCAGAGTGTGAGCTCTCTCCGAAGATGTTAGCCATCCAGAATGCCCAGCGCAAAAGAAAACTGGAGTTTACCCAAGCTGTTGGACTG GATGCTTTGCTGCAATCTGTGGATGGTGCTGTTGAGCCTGGAAAAAGAGCCAAGGTGCTGGAAATCAAAGGCTCAAGTTTGCTAGGAGGAAACAAGACAATTCTTATACTGCCATCTG AGGTGGCAAGTCGTTTGTTGTGCAGCTCATTTGAGACCAGGGGAGGGTTACCGGAGCTAACACGATACGATTGTGAGGTCAATGCTCCTATTCAGGACCGTCACTCCCTGCTGCAGGGTGAGGAGCTGCTGCGTGCTCTGGACCAAGTTAACTGA